One region of Deltaproteobacteria bacterium GWA2_45_12 genomic DNA includes:
- a CDS encoding ABC transporter ATP-binding protein, with protein sequence MLSIFDLTKSFGPQVLFENASLKMSSGERLGLVGRNGYGKSTIFRMILGEAKPDSGTITTPKNYRIGHLAQHLHFSKPTVLEEACLGLLPEEEYDHYKAQTILSGLGFTEEDMAKSPSEFSGGFQIRLNLAKVLVSNPNLLLLDEPTNYLDIISIRWITRFLRAWKNELIIISHDREFLDSVTTHTALIHRQKIKKIEGPTEKLYALIEQEEETYEKTRINQEKQRKHAEAFINRFRAQANRAAMVQSRVKMLDKLPKLQELSNVQDLDFQFHYSPFVAKTMMEVSNLSFSFDSENFLINDLSLTISSKDRVAIIGKNGKGKSTLLNLLAGELKPNNGDVTSHPDTKLGYFGQTNINRLNLKITVEEEITQANTSLGRTQVRGICGIMMFSGELAEKKISNLSGGEKSRVMLGKILAQPSNLLFLDEPTNHLDMESIETLIEAIENFDGASVVVTHSEEILRRVATKLVVFHHGIAEVFNGNYDDFLEKIGWEEEGGKSSKTKTPSSNPKKPEAPLESNKKDRRKQRSDIISERSKALTPLNTEIESLEKEICSLEKIVEETNNDLIKASQEKNTNAFISLSQTLKNTQKQIDEKFGRLEMNSKKLQDQTQKYDALLKELE encoded by the coding sequence ATGCTCTCCATTTTTGACTTAACAAAATCATTCGGCCCGCAGGTGCTGTTTGAAAATGCCTCTCTTAAAATGTCTTCTGGCGAACGCTTGGGGCTTGTGGGGCGCAATGGATACGGAAAGTCGACCATTTTTCGCATGATTCTTGGTGAAGCAAAACCCGACTCCGGAACCATCACCACACCCAAAAACTACCGCATCGGCCATTTGGCGCAACATCTTCACTTTTCCAAACCCACCGTTTTGGAAGAAGCCTGCTTAGGGCTTCTTCCCGAAGAAGAATACGACCATTACAAGGCCCAAACCATTCTCTCAGGCCTGGGCTTTACCGAAGAGGACATGGCAAAATCCCCTTCCGAGTTTTCAGGAGGTTTTCAAATCAGGCTCAATTTGGCCAAAGTACTTGTTTCAAACCCGAATCTGCTTTTGCTCGATGAACCCACAAACTATCTCGACATCATATCAATACGCTGGATAACCCGTTTCTTAAGGGCGTGGAAAAACGAGCTGATCATCATCTCGCACGACAGGGAATTTTTGGATTCCGTCACGACACACACGGCTCTCATTCACAGACAAAAGATAAAAAAAATTGAGGGGCCCACTGAAAAGCTCTATGCCCTTATCGAACAAGAAGAAGAAACCTACGAAAAAACCCGTATCAACCAGGAAAAACAGCGCAAGCATGCCGAGGCTTTTATCAATCGCTTCCGTGCTCAGGCCAATAGAGCGGCCATGGTCCAGTCACGGGTAAAAATGTTGGACAAGCTTCCCAAACTCCAGGAGTTATCCAACGTCCAGGATCTCGATTTCCAATTCCACTATTCTCCTTTTGTTGCCAAAACAATGATGGAAGTTTCAAACTTAAGTTTTTCGTTTGATTCAGAAAATTTTCTCATCAACGATTTAAGCTTAACCATCAGCTCCAAAGACCGCGTGGCCATCATTGGGAAAAATGGCAAGGGCAAGTCCACACTCCTTAATCTTTTAGCCGGCGAACTGAAGCCAAACAATGGCGACGTCACCAGCCATCCAGACACAAAGCTTGGCTATTTTGGACAAACCAATATCAACCGGCTTAATCTCAAAATAACCGTTGAAGAAGAAATAACCCAGGCCAATACAAGCCTTGGGCGGACACAGGTAAGGGGCATTTGCGGCATCATGATGTTTAGCGGGGAACTTGCCGAAAAAAAGATTTCAAACCTCTCAGGGGGTGAAAAAAGCCGCGTGATGCTGGGTAAAATTTTGGCCCAGCCTTCAAATCTTCTTTTTTTGGATGAGCCCACCAACCACCTGGACATGGAATCCATCGAAACGCTTATTGAAGCCATCGAAAACTTTGACGGCGCTTCGGTAGTCGTCACTCACAGTGAAGAAATTTTAAGACGTGTGGCCACCAAACTTGTTGTCTTCCATCATGGGATTGCAGAAGTATTTAATGGCAATTACGACGATTTCCTTGAAAAAATTGGATGGGAAGAAGAAGGGGGCAAATCCAGCAAAACAAAAACACCCTCTTCCAATCCTAAAAAACCGGAAGCCCCTCTTGAATCCAACAAGAAAGACCGACGCAAACAGAGATCCGATATTATTTCCGAGCGTTCAAAGGCCTTAACCCCCCTCAACACGGAAATAGAATCTCTGGAAAAGGAAATATGCTCCCTGGAAAAAATAGTTGAAGAAACAAACAATGACCTCATCAAGGCCTCCCAAGAAAAAAACACAAATGCCTTCATCAGTCTTTCGCAAACCTTAAAAAACACCCAGAAACAAATTGATGAAAAATTTGGCCGACTGGAAATGAATTCCAAGAAACTACAGGATCAAACTCAAAAATATGATGCTCTCTTGAAAGAATTAGAATAA